The Salvia miltiorrhiza cultivar Shanhuang (shh) chromosome 1, IMPLAD_Smil_shh, whole genome shotgun sequence genome has a window encoding:
- the LOC131018418 gene encoding LOW QUALITY PROTEIN: F-box/kelch-repeat protein At1g22040 (The sequence of the model RefSeq protein was modified relative to this genomic sequence to represent the inferred CDS: deleted 1 base in 1 codon) codes for MGARLSSSGHKLGCSENFEASQSEACKRQRTSSCLWDDNPRLIPSLPDEISIQILARLPRISHFNAKLVSRSWKAAITSGEIFKLRKELGTTEEWLYVLTKIDGNKLLWHALDPVSQIWQRLPLMPTVVADEGMRWGLSGFRLWNMVGSSVIADAIRGLLGRKRALDQIPFCGCAIGAVDDCLYVLGGFSRALVMNNVWRYNPIVNAWSEATPMSIGRAYCKTGVLNNKLYVIGGVTRGRVALSPLQSAEVFDPCSGTWSEIPSMPFSKAQVLPTAFLADLLKPIATGMTPYRGKIYVPQSLYCWPFFVDVGGEVYDPETNSWTEMPVGMGEGWPARQAGTKLSVIVDEELYALDPTSSLDSARIKVYDQQDDAWKVIEGDIPIHDLADSESPYLLAGFLGRLHVITKDTSNNILVMQADRRNIFASAPAPPLSSASLGESLRAFSETVSASSENLWRVIASRNAGSAELVSCQILDI; via the exons ATGGGAGCTAGATTGAGTTCCAGTGGTCATAAACTGGGTTGCAGCGAGAATTTTGAGGCGTCTCAGAGTGAGGCATGTAAGAGACAAAGGACTTCTTCTTGCTTATGGGATGACAATCCGCGACTGATTCCCAGCCTTCCCGATGAGATATCAATTCAGATTCTTGCTAGACTCCCTAGAATTTCTCATTTCAATGCAAAGCTTGTTTCGAGAAGCTGGAAAGCTGCTATAACAAGTGGGGAAATTTTTAAATTGAGAAAAGAACTTGGCACAACAGAGGAGTGGCTCTACGTTTTGACCAAGATTGATGGAAATAAGCTTCTTTGGCATGCCCTAGACCCGGTGTCACAGATATGGCAA CGGCTGCCCCTGATGCCAACCGTTGTAGCTGATGAAGGAATGAGGTGGGGACTGTCTGGCTTTCGGCTTTGGAACATGGTTGGTTCGAGCGTTATTGCAGATGCTATAAGAGGCTTGCTTGGCAGGAAACGCGCATTGGACCAGATTCCATTTTGTGGATGTGCCATCGGAGCTGTTGATGACTGCCTCTACGTTTTGGGTGGATTCTCCCGGGCTTTGGTCATGAATAACGTGTGGCGTTACAATCCAATTGTAAATGCTTGGAGTGAAGCGACTCCCATGTCCATCGGTAGAGCTTACTGCAAGACAGGCGTCTTGAACAACAAGCTTTACGTTATTGGAGGTGTGACTCGTGGTCGTGTTGCACTATCTCCTCTTCAATCTGCTGAGGTATTTGATCCTTGTTCGGGGACATGGTCCGAGATACCTAGCATGCCGTTTTCAAAGGCGCAGGTGCTACCAACTGCCTTTCTTGCTGATCTGCTCAAGCCCATCGCGACTGGGATGACACCATACAGAGGGAAAATATATGTTCCTCAAAGCTTATACTGCTGGCCCTTCTTTGTTGATGTCGGGGGCGAGGTATACGACCCAGAGACGAACTCGTGGACCGAGATGCCTGTAGGCATGGGAGAGGGCTGGCCTGCGAGGCAGGCTGGAACCAAATTGAGCGTCATTGTTGACGAGGAACTATACGCGTTGGATCCCACTAGCTCTCTAGATAGCGCTAGGATCAAAGTGTACGATCAACAAGACGATGCTTGGAAAGTAATTGAAGGTGATATACCAATTCACGACCTCGCTGATTCTGAGTCTCCCTATCTACTTGCTGGTTTTCTGGGAAGGCTGCATGTGATCACCAAAGATACAAGCAACAACATCTTAGTTATGCAAGCCGATAGGCGAAATATATTTGCTTCTGCGCCTGCGCCTCCATTGTCATCAGCTTCTTTAGGTGAGTCCTTACGAGCATTTTCCGAGACGGTGTCGGCCTCATCGGAGAATCTCTGGCGAGTCATAGCCTCCAGGAATGCTGGATCTGCAGAGCTGGTTAGCTGCCAGATCCTTGATATCTAG